A genomic segment from Propioniciclava sp. MC1595 encodes:
- a CDS encoding ABC transporter substrate-binding protein translates to MRITKRAAGLAGVAALALLATACSSTPAPTTSAGGAAAPSGTAAPAPAGSGGEIVIRGCTPENPLIAGNTSEVCGGNILDAVTSKLVHYNVDTAAPEMDIAESIETTDNKLFTVKLKEGYKFSDGTDVLAKNFVDAWNYTAFGPNGQQGGYFNEPIAGFADLQCTGESEDAAGNDLDPCEGDGAPKAETLSGLKVVDDRTFTIETTEAVSNLPVRLGYSAFAPQPDAFFADPKSDAFGKQPIGAGPYKVASNSATEIVLEKNADYSGQYAGNVDKVTFRMYTDPSASYADLLANNVDVVDVIPPDQLAGDAWKAALGDRAQVAETGIIQWITFMPTDEQFKDNAKLRAALGAAIDRETITKEIFNGSRTPATGWVSPVVDGYKEGQCTDGCTFDEAKAKTLYEESGGYQGQLTISVNPDAGHELWAQAICNGWKNTLGVDCAVNVTPDFATLRTQIKAGELKGIVRGGWQMDYPSIENFLTPIYGKGAASNDSKYDNPAFQQALTDAAAATDAAAANAKYQEAEAMLDETYPTLPLWYSATPFGYSTKVDNVKLNAFGAIDVAGITVK, encoded by the coding sequence ATGCGCATCACGAAGCGTGCAGCCGGGCTCGCCGGCGTCGCAGCGCTCGCGCTGCTGGCGACGGCCTGCAGCTCGACCCCTGCACCGACCACCTCGGCCGGCGGCGCCGCCGCCCCGTCCGGCACCGCCGCCCCGGCCCCCGCCGGTTCCGGCGGCGAGATCGTCATCCGTGGCTGCACCCCGGAGAACCCGCTCATCGCGGGCAACACCTCCGAGGTGTGTGGCGGCAACATCCTGGATGCCGTGACCTCCAAGCTCGTCCACTACAACGTGGACACCGCGGCGCCCGAGATGGACATCGCCGAGTCCATCGAGACGACTGACAACAAGCTCTTCACCGTCAAGCTCAAGGAGGGCTACAAGTTCTCCGACGGCACCGACGTGCTGGCCAAGAACTTCGTCGACGCCTGGAACTACACCGCGTTCGGCCCCAACGGCCAGCAGGGTGGCTACTTCAACGAGCCGATCGCCGGCTTCGCCGACCTGCAGTGCACCGGTGAGTCCGAGGACGCCGCGGGCAACGACCTCGACCCCTGTGAGGGCGACGGCGCCCCCAAGGCAGAGACGCTGTCCGGCCTGAAGGTCGTGGACGACCGCACCTTCACCATCGAGACCACCGAGGCCGTCTCCAACCTGCCGGTCCGTCTGGGCTACTCGGCCTTCGCTCCGCAGCCCGACGCCTTCTTCGCCGACCCGAAGTCCGACGCCTTCGGCAAGCAGCCGATCGGTGCGGGCCCCTACAAGGTCGCCTCGAACTCGGCCACCGAGATCGTCCTCGAGAAGAACGCCGACTACTCCGGTCAGTACGCGGGCAACGTCGACAAGGTGACGTTCCGCATGTACACCGACCCCTCGGCCTCCTACGCCGACCTGCTGGCGAACAACGTCGACGTCGTCGACGTCATCCCGCCCGACCAGCTCGCGGGTGACGCCTGGAAGGCCGCCCTCGGCGACCGCGCCCAGGTGGCCGAGACCGGCATCATCCAGTGGATCACCTTCATGCCGACCGACGAGCAGTTCAAGGACAACGCCAAGCTGCGCGCCGCCCTCGGTGCCGCCATCGACCGCGAGACCATCACCAAGGAGATCTTCAACGGCAGCCGCACCCCGGCCACCGGTTGGGTGTCCCCGGTCGTCGACGGCTACAAGGAAGGCCAGTGCACCGACGGCTGCACCTTCGACGAGGCCAAGGCCAAGACCCTCTACGAGGAGTCCGGCGGCTACCAGGGCCAGCTCACCATCTCCGTGAACCCCGACGCGGGCCACGAGCTGTGGGCCCAGGCGATCTGCAACGGCTGGAAGAACACCCTCGGTGTCGACTGCGCCGTCAACGTGACCCCCGACTTCGCCACCCTGCGCACGCAGATCAAGGCCGGCGAGCTCAAGGGCATCGTCCGCGGTGGTTGGCAGATGGACTACCCGTCGATCGAGAACTTCCTGACCCCGATCTACGGCAAGGGCGCTGCCTCCAACGACAGCAAGTACGACAACCCCGCCTTCCAGCAGGCCCTCACGGACGCTGCGGCGGCCACGGACGCTGCTGCGGCCAACGCGAAGTACCAGGAGGCGGAGGCGATGCTCGACGAGACGTACCCGACGCTGCCGCTGTGGTACTCCGCCACCCCGTTCGGCTACTCCACCAAGGTCGACAACGTCAAGCTGAACGCCTTCGGCGCCATTGACGTGGCCGGCATCACCGTCAAGTAA
- a CDS encoding molybdenum cofactor biosynthesis protein MoaE translates to MPLLHSAVTDRPLDADAHVALVSGARAGALVTFTGMIRDHDPEAEGEVTGIDYSHHPDADALLARMVERVLAERDPSGVAAVAVSHRVGHLEVGELALVCCVATPHRAEAFALCAEVVEVIKAELPIWKHQTEASGRKVWSQLGLDAGSADGERP, encoded by the coding sequence ATGCCGTTGCTCCACTCGGCGGTGACCGACCGGCCGCTGGACGCCGACGCGCACGTCGCGCTGGTGTCGGGCGCGCGGGCCGGGGCGCTGGTGACGTTCACCGGCATGATCCGCGACCACGACCCCGAGGCCGAGGGCGAGGTCACCGGCATCGACTACAGCCACCACCCCGACGCCGACGCGCTGTTGGCGCGGATGGTGGAGCGGGTGCTCGCCGAGCGCGACCCCTCCGGGGTGGCGGCGGTCGCCGTGTCGCACCGGGTCGGCCACCTCGAGGTGGGGGAGCTCGCGCTGGTGTGCTGCGTCGCGACCCCGCACCGCGCCGAGGCGTTCGCCCTGTGCGCCGAGGTGGTCGAGGTGATCAAGGCCGAGCTGCCGATCTGGAAGCACCAGACCGAGGCGTCCGGGCGCAAGGTCTGGTCGCAGCTGGGGCTCGACGCCGGGTCCGCCGATGGGGAGCGTCCGTGA
- a CDS encoding ABC transporter permease, producing the protein MTDAANEPTTQVASAGQPDAVGVQADERHASLWSDAWRDMRRNPLFWICVGLISVFLVMAAFPTLFTRADPEYCILSNARQAPSAAHLFGTDIQGCDVYARTIHGARASILVGLLATLATTTMGIIIGTISAYAGGWVDTLLSRIGEIFFAIPILLGGIVILYSLPMPDKQPLLLQVGKVVMAIAVLGWPSLARIMRSSVLQVKPNEYVQAARALGASPLRVITSHILPNALAPIIVVATINLGQYIALEATLSFLGIGLRPPAFSWGQAISQASGLGYIVNTPHMLLFPSLFLSLTVLSFIMLGEVVRDALDPKLR; encoded by the coding sequence ATGACTGATGCCGCGAACGAACCGACGACCCAGGTCGCCAGCGCCGGCCAGCCGGACGCCGTGGGCGTCCAGGCCGACGAGCGCCACGCCTCGCTGTGGTCCGACGCCTGGCGCGACATGCGCCGCAACCCGCTGTTCTGGATCTGCGTGGGCCTGATCTCGGTCTTCCTGGTCATGGCCGCGTTCCCGACCCTGTTCACGCGGGCCGACCCGGAGTACTGCATCCTGTCCAACGCCCGTCAGGCACCGAGCGCGGCCCACCTGTTCGGCACCGACATCCAGGGCTGTGACGTCTACGCGCGCACCATCCACGGCGCGCGGGCCTCGATCCTCGTGGGCTTACTGGCGACGCTGGCGACCACCACCATGGGCATCATCATCGGCACGATCTCGGCGTACGCCGGGGGCTGGGTCGACACCCTGCTGAGCCGCATCGGCGAGATCTTCTTCGCGATCCCGATCCTGCTCGGCGGCATCGTGATCCTCTACTCGCTGCCCATGCCCGACAAGCAGCCGTTGCTGCTGCAGGTGGGCAAGGTCGTGATGGCCATCGCCGTGCTGGGCTGGCCCAGCCTGGCCCGCATCATGCGCTCCTCGGTGCTGCAGGTGAAACCGAACGAGTACGTGCAGGCGGCCCGCGCGCTGGGGGCTTCCCCGCTGCGCGTGATCACCAGCCACATCCTGCCGAACGCGCTGGCCCCGATCATCGTGGTCGCCACGATCAACCTGGGCCAGTACATCGCGCTCGAGGCGACGCTGTCGTTCCTCGGCATCGGGCTGCGGCCGCCGGCCTTCTCGTGGGGCCAGGCGATCTCGCAGGCCTCGGGCCTGGGCTACATCGTGAACACGCCGCACATGCTGCTGTTCCCGTCGCTCTTCCTGTCCCTGACCGTGCTGTCGTTCATCATGCTCGGCGAGGTCGTCCGCGACGCCCTCGACCCGAAGCTGCGCTGA
- a CDS encoding ABC transporter ATP-binding protein produces MSTASTNPATTAAPARKRRTAAGDVVLEVKDLHVTFPSEAGPVRAVRGLSFDLRAGETMAIVGESGSGKSVTSLAIMGLLAKGARVEGSIKLHGDELLGRSDEEMSRTRGQALSMVFQDPLSALTPVYTIGDQIVEAIQIHNKGTSKEAAWQRAIELLDLVGIPNPEQRVKSFPFEFSGGMRQRAMIAMAIANDPDVIIADEPTTALDVTIQAQVLEVLKKAQQETGAAIIMITHDLGVVAGMSDRVTVMYAGRPVEQGTVDDIFYRPAMPYTIGLLGSVPRLDQGNQEALATLEGNPPSVVNLPPGCPFAPRCPLAIEACRTAEPDLERVDSGHAAACVRVDEVVSQGMTYADIFPVPDLTRSQLAEVPREERETVLELNDMKKHYPLMKGAIYRRRVGTVFAVDGIDLDVREGETLGLVGESGCGKSTTLLEVLNLAAPTGGSIEVFGKDTSKLDRKEKFTMRRDLQVVFQDPMASLDPRMPIFDIIAEPLGVHGFSKDEIEKRVMELLKLVGLEEGHADRYPQHFSGGQRQRIGIARALALSPRLIVLDEPVSALDVSIQAGVINLLEDLQGQLGLSYVFVAHDLAVIRHIADRVAVMYLGKIVEIGDVDEVYERPRHPYTQALLSAIPIPDPKTERSRKRILLTGDLPSPADPPSGCKFRTRCQKFPLLSEGEQRKCIEEPPELIGKVPGEDHADACHYSEVVSVM; encoded by the coding sequence ATGAGCACCGCTTCGACCAACCCCGCGACCACCGCTGCGCCGGCGCGCAAGCGGCGCACCGCCGCCGGTGACGTCGTCCTCGAGGTCAAGGACCTGCACGTCACGTTCCCCAGCGAGGCGGGTCCCGTCCGGGCCGTCCGCGGGCTCAGCTTCGACCTGCGTGCGGGCGAGACCATGGCCATCGTCGGCGAGTCGGGTTCCGGCAAGTCGGTCACCTCGCTGGCCATCATGGGCCTGCTCGCCAAGGGCGCCCGGGTCGAGGGATCCATCAAGCTGCACGGCGACGAGCTGCTGGGCCGCTCCGACGAGGAGATGTCCCGCACCCGTGGCCAGGCCCTGTCGATGGTCTTCCAGGACCCGCTGTCGGCGCTCACGCCGGTCTACACGATCGGTGACCAGATCGTCGAGGCGATCCAGATCCACAACAAGGGCACCTCGAAGGAGGCCGCCTGGCAGCGCGCCATCGAGCTGCTCGACCTGGTGGGCATCCCGAACCCCGAGCAGCGGGTCAAGTCGTTCCCGTTCGAGTTCTCCGGCGGCATGCGCCAGCGCGCGATGATCGCGATGGCGATCGCCAACGACCCCGACGTCATCATCGCCGACGAGCCCACCACCGCTCTGGACGTGACGATCCAGGCGCAGGTGCTCGAGGTGCTCAAGAAGGCGCAGCAGGAGACCGGCGCCGCGATCATCATGATCACCCACGACCTCGGCGTCGTGGCGGGGATGAGCGACCGGGTCACGGTCATGTACGCCGGGCGCCCGGTCGAGCAGGGCACCGTGGACGACATCTTCTACCGCCCGGCCATGCCGTACACGATCGGCCTGCTGGGGTCGGTGCCCCGCCTCGACCAGGGCAACCAGGAGGCGCTGGCCACCCTCGAGGGCAACCCGCCCTCGGTGGTCAACCTGCCGCCCGGCTGCCCGTTCGCGCCGCGCTGCCCGCTGGCCATCGAGGCCTGCCGCACCGCCGAGCCCGACCTCGAGCGCGTCGACAGCGGCCACGCGGCCGCGTGCGTGCGGGTCGACGAGGTCGTCTCGCAGGGCATGACGTACGCCGACATCTTCCCGGTGCCCGACCTCACCCGGTCGCAGCTGGCGGAGGTGCCGCGCGAGGAGCGTGAGACGGTCCTCGAGCTCAACGACATGAAGAAGCACTACCCGCTCATGAAGGGCGCGATCTACCGGCGCCGCGTGGGCACGGTGTTCGCGGTCGACGGGATCGACCTGGACGTCCGCGAGGGGGAGACGCTCGGCCTGGTGGGGGAGTCGGGCTGTGGCAAGTCCACGACCCTGCTCGAGGTGCTGAACCTCGCCGCGCCGACCGGCGGCTCGATCGAGGTGTTCGGCAAGGACACCTCGAAGCTGGACCGCAAGGAGAAGTTCACGATGCGGCGCGACCTGCAGGTCGTGTTCCAGGACCCGATGGCGTCCCTCGACCCCCGCATGCCGATCTTCGACATCATCGCCGAGCCGCTGGGCGTCCACGGCTTCAGCAAGGACGAGATCGAGAAGCGGGTCATGGAGCTGCTCAAGCTGGTCGGGCTCGAGGAGGGCCACGCCGACCGCTACCCGCAGCACTTCTCCGGTGGCCAGCGCCAGCGCATCGGCATCGCCCGCGCGCTCGCCCTGTCGCCCCGCCTGATCGTGCTCGACGAGCCGGTCTCGGCCCTCGACGTGTCCATCCAGGCCGGCGTCATCAACCTGCTCGAGGACCTGCAGGGCCAGCTCGGCCTCTCGTACGTCTTCGTGGCCCACGACCTCGCGGTCATCCGCCACATCGCCGACCGGGTCGCGGTCATGTACCTCGGCAAGATCGTCGAGATCGGCGACGTGGACGAGGTGTACGAGCGCCCCCGGCACCCGTACACCCAGGCGCTGCTGTCGGCGATCCCGATCCCCGACCCGAAGACCGAGCGCTCCCGCAAGCGGATCCTGCTCACCGGCGACCTGCCCAGCCCGGCCGACCCGCCCTCGGGCTGCAAGTTCCGCACGCGCTGCCAGAAGTTCCCCCTCCTGTCGGAGGGCGAGCAGCGCAAATGCATCGAGGAGCCGCCGGAGCTGATCGGCAAGGTGCCCGGCGAGGACCACGCGGACGCCTGTCACTACAGCGAGGTCGTCTCGGTCATGTGA
- a CDS encoding ABC transporter family substrate-binding protein, giving the protein MKPIKIFAPAMLGAAALVLSACGGPAATPSGSAAPGGSSAAPTGGASTPAATSSGWDINEQPRESLAQGGTLRLSVTEMMTNWNGAHVNGNQFDNTQMQAPMAPTYFTFDSGGKPVQNENFLTSYTDEMDGESQVITIKMNEKAVWGDGDPITADDWIATVNALNGKDPAFEAASTEGWKDLKSVEKGANDYEVKFTFTKTYPDWTAIISGGPMRAEAVADANTFNTGWTTLKNEWLSGPYKVESLTADLLTLVPNDKWWGEAPLLDKVTFKAIADDAVASAFANQEIDFLDVGPDPDGYARASATPNTVMRKAAGPNFRHFTFNSEAENLKDVKVRRAIVMGLDREVIAKSDLAGVDWEPKPLNNNIFLPSQPEYVDLGKETGIDYNVEGAKKLLDEAGWTEGADGIREKDGAKLNVKFAALTGVKASENEALQAQNMLKEIGVNLEIVATPVADFTGGKLLEPGNFDITAFSWIGTPYPLRGIDQIYGGSPDNWGSNFARLSNPELNELIPQIAVEPDVAKRNEMGQQAAKLIWESVHTLPLYQRPELVATNGKLANYGAFGLGSPNWVNVGFQS; this is encoded by the coding sequence GTGAAGCCCATCAAGATCTTCGCTCCGGCCATGCTGGGAGCTGCGGCGCTCGTCCTGAGCGCCTGCGGTGGCCCCGCTGCCACGCCGAGCGGTTCCGCCGCCCCCGGTGGCAGCAGCGCCGCCCCCACCGGCGGTGCCAGCACCCCGGCCGCCACCAGCTCGGGCTGGGACATCAACGAGCAGCCGCGTGAGTCGCTCGCCCAGGGCGGCACGCTTCGCCTGTCTGTCACCGAGATGATGACGAACTGGAACGGCGCCCACGTCAACGGCAACCAGTTCGACAACACGCAGATGCAGGCGCCGATGGCGCCGACGTACTTCACCTTCGACTCGGGCGGCAAGCCGGTTCAGAACGAGAACTTCCTGACCAGCTACACCGACGAGATGGACGGCGAGTCCCAGGTCATCACGATCAAGATGAACGAGAAGGCCGTCTGGGGCGACGGTGACCCGATCACCGCCGACGACTGGATCGCCACCGTCAACGCCCTCAACGGCAAGGACCCGGCCTTCGAGGCCGCCTCCACCGAGGGCTGGAAGGACCTGAAGTCGGTCGAGAAGGGCGCCAACGACTACGAGGTGAAGTTCACGTTCACCAAGACGTACCCCGACTGGACCGCCATCATCTCCGGCGGCCCGATGCGCGCCGAGGCCGTGGCCGACGCCAACACGTTCAACACCGGCTGGACCACCCTGAAGAACGAGTGGCTCTCCGGCCCCTACAAGGTCGAGTCGCTCACCGCCGACCTGCTCACGCTGGTCCCGAACGACAAGTGGTGGGGCGAGGCCCCGCTGCTCGACAAGGTGACCTTCAAGGCCATCGCCGACGACGCCGTTGCCTCGGCGTTCGCGAACCAAGAGATCGACTTCCTCGACGTCGGCCCGGACCCGGACGGCTACGCCCGCGCCTCGGCCACGCCGAACACGGTCATGCGCAAGGCCGCCGGCCCGAACTTCCGCCACTTCACCTTCAACAGCGAGGCCGAGAACCTGAAGGACGTCAAGGTCCGCCGGGCGATCGTCATGGGCCTCGACCGTGAGGTCATCGCGAAGTCCGACCTCGCGGGTGTCGACTGGGAGCCGAAGCCGCTGAACAACAACATCTTCCTGCCCAGCCAGCCCGAGTACGTGGACCTGGGCAAGGAGACCGGCATCGACTACAACGTCGAGGGCGCCAAGAAGCTGCTCGACGAGGCCGGCTGGACCGAGGGTGCTGACGGCATCCGCGAGAAGGACGGCGCCAAGCTCAACGTCAAGTTCGCCGCCCTGACCGGCGTCAAGGCGTCCGAGAACGAGGCCCTCCAGGCGCAGAACATGCTCAAGGAGATCGGCGTCAACCTCGAGATCGTCGCCACCCCGGTCGCCGACTTCACCGGTGGCAAACTGCTCGAGCCCGGCAACTTCGACATCACCGCGTTCTCCTGGATCGGTACCCCGTACCCGCTGCGTGGCATCGACCAGATCTACGGTGGCTCGCCCGACAACTGGGGCTCGAACTTCGCCCGCCTCTCCAACCCGGAGCTGAACGAGCTCATCCCGCAGATCGCGGTCGAGCCCGACGTGGCCAAGCGCAACGAGATGGGCCAGCAGGCTGCCAAGCTCATCTGGGAGTCGGTCCACACCCTGCCGCTGTACCAGCGTCCCGAGCTGGTCGCGACCAACGGCAAGCTCGCCAACTACGGCGCGTTCGGCCTCGGTTCGCCCAACTGGGTGAATGTGGGCTTCCAGTCCTGA
- a CDS encoding ABC transporter ATP-binding protein: MTSEHLLDVRDLRVEFRTRDGVAKAINGVSFHLDERETLAILGESGSGKSVTAQAIMGILDTPPGYVTGGEVFLRGQDLLKLPEKQRQAVRGPQISMIFQDALSSLNPVFPVGWQIAEMFRIHKGMNRSDAQAEAVRLMERVKIPAAKERVKAYPHQFSGGMRQRIMIAMAIALDPAVLIADEPTTALDVTVQAQIMQLLKELQAESGMGLILITHDLGVVADVADRISVMYAGRIVESAGVHDLYSRPAHAYTKGLLDSIPRLDQRGQTLYAIGGLPPNLMRIPPGCPFNPRCVYATDVCRSGEPPALVEVLPRRLAACHHTKEVLADGRA, translated from the coding sequence ATGACTTCCGAGCACCTCCTCGACGTCCGCGACCTACGCGTCGAGTTCCGCACCCGCGACGGGGTGGCCAAGGCCATCAACGGCGTGTCCTTCCACCTCGACGAGCGCGAGACGCTCGCGATCCTCGGCGAGTCGGGGTCGGGCAAGTCGGTGACCGCGCAGGCGATCATGGGCATCCTCGACACCCCGCCCGGCTACGTCACCGGGGGCGAGGTGTTCCTCCGCGGGCAGGACCTCCTCAAGCTCCCCGAGAAGCAGCGCCAGGCCGTCCGAGGCCCGCAGATCTCGATGATCTTCCAGGACGCCCTGAGCTCGCTCAACCCGGTGTTCCCGGTGGGCTGGCAGATCGCCGAGATGTTCCGCATCCACAAGGGCATGAACCGCTCCGACGCGCAGGCCGAGGCCGTGCGGCTGATGGAGCGGGTCAAGATCCCCGCCGCCAAGGAGCGGGTCAAGGCCTACCCGCACCAGTTCTCGGGCGGCATGCGCCAGCGCATCATGATCGCGATGGCGATCGCCCTCGACCCGGCCGTGCTGATCGCCGACGAGCCGACCACCGCCCTGGACGTCACCGTGCAGGCGCAGATCATGCAGCTGCTCAAGGAGCTGCAGGCCGAGTCGGGCATGGGCCTGATCCTGATCACCCACGACCTCGGCGTGGTCGCCGACGTCGCCGACCGGATCTCGGTCATGTACGCGGGCCGCATCGTCGAGAGCGCCGGCGTCCACGACCTGTACAGCCGCCCGGCCCATGCGTACACCAAGGGGCTGCTGGACTCGATCCCGCGCCTGGACCAGCGCGGCCAGACCCTGTATGCGATCGGCGGCCTGCCGCCCAACCTGATGCGCATCCCGCCGGGGTGCCCCTTCAACCCGCGCTGCGTGTACGCCACCGACGTCTGCCGGAGCGGGGAGCCGCCGGCGCTGGTCGAGGTGCTGCCCAGGCGGCTCGCGGCCTGCCACCACACGAAGGAGGTGCTCGCCGATGGCCGAGCCTGA
- a CDS encoding molybdenum cofactor biosynthesis protein B: MPADREAHVVTVSDRCASGLRADASGPAARAALEASGWAVTSSLVPDGEASVADAVRAAVAAGARFVVTSGGTGVGPRDRTPEGTRRVLDREVPGIAELLRGASGKPHAYLSRGVAGVAGPALVVNLPGSPRAVTEGIEVLLPLVDHVLDQLDGGDH, from the coding sequence ATGCCTGCGGACAGGGAAGCGCACGTCGTGACGGTCTCCGACCGGTGCGCGTCCGGCCTGCGCGCGGACGCGTCCGGGCCCGCTGCCCGGGCCGCGCTCGAGGCGTCCGGCTGGGCGGTGACCAGCAGTCTGGTGCCCGACGGCGAGGCCTCGGTGGCCGACGCCGTGCGCGCGGCCGTGGCCGCAGGGGCGCGCTTCGTGGTGACGTCGGGCGGCACCGGGGTGGGGCCCCGAGACCGCACGCCCGAGGGCACGCGCCGCGTCCTGGACCGCGAGGTGCCGGGCATCGCCGAACTCTTGCGCGGGGCGTCCGGGAAGCCGCACGCCTACCTGTCGCGCGGGGTGGCCGGCGTGGCCGGCCCGGCGCTGGTCGTGAACCTGCCCGGGTCGCCGCGTGCGGTCACCGAGGGCATCGAGGTGCTGCTGCCGCTGGTGGACCACGTGCTCGACCAACTGGATGGAGGGGACCACTGA
- a CDS encoding ABC transporter ATP-binding protein, producing the protein MAEPDVVLRAEELVKHYPIKTGVIRRTTGHVRAVDGVSLELRRGETLGVVGESGCGKSTLGRLLMRLEEPTAGRVFLDGVDMHATSGAAMRKMRRDIQIVFQDPYTSLNPRKTVGDIVAEPFDIHPDVVPKGGRRRRVQELLDLVGLNPEHINRYPHQFSGGQRQRIGIARGIALNPKVLICDEPVSALDVSVQAQVVNLLEKLQDELGLAYVFIAHDLSVVRHISDRVAVMYLGKIVEVGTEHEIYETPTHPYTRALLSAVPVPDPRAREVRQQIVLTGDVPSPANPPSGCRFHTRCWKATELCSREEPALVERPDGNGGHESACHYAEESAAERLTV; encoded by the coding sequence ATGGCCGAGCCTGACGTCGTGCTGCGGGCCGAGGAGCTCGTCAAGCACTACCCGATCAAGACCGGCGTCATCCGGCGCACGACCGGCCACGTGCGGGCCGTCGACGGGGTGTCCCTGGAGTTGCGCCGCGGCGAGACCCTCGGCGTGGTGGGGGAGTCCGGCTGTGGGAAGTCCACCCTCGGCCGGCTGCTGATGCGCCTGGAGGAGCCGACCGCCGGTCGCGTGTTCCTCGACGGCGTCGACATGCACGCCACGAGCGGTGCCGCGATGCGCAAGATGCGCCGTGACATCCAGATCGTGTTCCAGGACCCGTACACATCGCTGAACCCCCGCAAGACGGTCGGCGACATCGTGGCCGAGCCCTTCGACATCCACCCCGACGTCGTGCCCAAGGGCGGCCGTCGCCGCCGGGTGCAGGAGCTGCTCGACCTCGTGGGCCTCAACCCCGAGCACATCAACCGGTACCCGCACCAGTTCTCGGGCGGTCAGCGGCAGCGCATCGGCATCGCCCGCGGCATCGCGCTCAACCCCAAGGTGCTGATCTGCGACGAGCCCGTCTCGGCGCTCGACGTGTCGGTGCAGGCCCAGGTCGTCAACCTGCTCGAGAAGCTGCAGGACGAGCTCGGCCTCGCCTACGTGTTCATCGCCCACGACCTGTCGGTGGTGCGCCACATCTCCGACCGCGTCGCGGTGATGTACCTGGGCAAGATCGTCGAGGTCGGCACCGAGCACGAGATCTACGAGACGCCCACGCACCCGTACACGCGGGCGCTGCTCTCGGCGGTGCCCGTGCCCGACCCGCGGGCGCGCGAGGTGCGCCAGCAGATCGTGCTGACCGGCGACGTGCCCAGCCCGGCCAACCCGCCCTCGGGCTGCCGGTTCCACACCCGCTGCTGGAAGGCGACCGAGCTGTGCTCCCGCGAGGAGCCGGCGCTGGTCGAGCGCCCCGACGGCAACGGCGGCCACGAGTCGGCGTGCCACTACGCGGAGGAGAGCGCGGCCGAGCGCCTGACGGTGTGA
- a CDS encoding ABC transporter permease → MIKYIIRRLLQMIPVFLGATFILYFLVYALPGDPWAGRCGDRECPPAYVEAFKREYNLNEPLLVRYALYMGRLLQGDLGRNFRGNYVIDELIARYPTTLKLALIALAWTAVIGITAGIIAALRKGRFIDHLITVSTLVVISIPVFVIGAMSQFAILKTGLTDIIAVTASAGTLQQLILPGIVLGSLSVAYIARLTRTTLVENLRADYVRTAKAKGLTRQRTIGIHALRNSLIPVVTYLGFDFGSLMGGAIVTERIFNINGIGGFIFQSITARDGANVVGAVTILVMVYLLMNLIVDVLYGVLDPRISHD, encoded by the coding sequence TTGATCAAGTACATCATCCGTCGCCTGCTCCAGATGATCCCCGTGTTCCTGGGGGCGACGTTCATCCTCTACTTCCTGGTCTACGCGCTGCCCGGTGACCCCTGGGCAGGCCGGTGTGGTGACCGGGAGTGCCCGCCCGCCTACGTCGAGGCGTTCAAGCGGGAGTACAACCTCAACGAGCCGCTGCTCGTGCGCTACGCGCTCTACATGGGCCGCCTCCTGCAGGGGGACCTGGGGCGCAACTTCCGGGGCAACTACGTCATCGACGAGTTGATCGCCCGCTACCCGACCACGCTGAAGCTGGCGCTCATCGCCCTCGCGTGGACCGCGGTCATCGGCATCACCGCCGGCATCATCGCCGCCCTGCGCAAGGGCCGCTTCATCGACCACCTGATCACGGTCTCCACGCTGGTGGTCATCTCGATCCCCGTGTTCGTGATCGGCGCGATGAGCCAGTTCGCGATCCTCAAGACCGGCCTGACCGACATCATCGCCGTCACCGCCAGCGCGGGCACCCTGCAGCAGCTGATCCTGCCCGGCATCGTGCTGGGGTCGCTGTCGGTGGCCTACATCGCGCGGTTGACGCGCACGACGCTGGTCGAGAACCTGCGCGCCGACTACGTGCGCACCGCCAAGGCCAAGGGCCTCACCCGTCAACGCACGATCGGCATCCACGCGCTGCGCAACTCCCTGATCCCCGTCGTCACCTACCTGGGCTTCGACTTCGGGTCGCTGATGGGCGGCGCGATCGTGACCGAGCGCATCTTCAACATCAACGGGATCGGCGGCTTCATCTTCCAGAGCATCACCGCCCGCGACGGCGCCAACGTCGTGGGGGCCGTGACGATCCTGGTGATGGTGTACCTGCTGATGAACCTGATCGTCGACGTGCTGTACGGCGTCCTGGATCCGAGGATCTCCCATGACTGA